A genomic window from Variovorax paradoxus includes:
- a CDS encoding HAD domain-containing protein, whose protein sequence is MAEATLTHDAFGSTADSSDLLFLDIDGVLHPVGVDYSFSSRFFSHLPRLEALLREFESVDVIISSDWRLAESIEQLQRYFSADIQHRIIGATPQIAPCVAVHHRRQLEIQAWLDGNGRSDAEWVALDDWPSSFEAGFARLVLTDPERAFDQDSFQELRSHFLRFAAGR, encoded by the coding sequence ATGGCAGAAGCGACGCTGACCCATGATGCCTTTGGCAGCACGGCTGATTCCAGCGATTTGCTGTTTCTGGATATCGATGGTGTTCTCCATCCTGTCGGCGTGGACTACTCGTTCAGCAGCAGGTTCTTCAGCCATTTGCCGCGGCTGGAAGCGCTTCTTCGAGAGTTCGAGTCTGTCGACGTCATCATCTCGTCGGATTGGCGACTGGCCGAGAGCATCGAACAACTGCAGCGGTATTTCAGCGCAGACATCCAGCATCGGATCATCGGAGCGACGCCGCAGATTGCCCCCTGTGTAGCGGTCCACCACCGGCGCCAGTTGGAAATCCAGGCCTGGCTCGATGGGAATGGCCGCAGCGACGCGGAATGGGTCGCGCTTGACGATTGGCCCTCGAGCTTCGAAGCGGGCTTCGCGCGGCTCGTGCTCACCGATCCCGAGCGTGCATTCGATCAAGACAGCTTCCAGGAACTGCGCTCGCACTTCCTGCGGTTCGCGGCTGGACGATGA
- a CDS encoding efflux RND transporter permease subunit: MARFFIDRPIFAWVLAIIVMLGGIMSIATLPIAQYPSIAPPAVAITANYPGASAKTLEDTVTQVIEQKMKGLDRLSYMASTSESSGTVTITLTFENGTDPDTAQVQVQNKLSLATPLLPQEVQQQGVTVTKSATNFLNVLAFTSEDGSMTGSDLSDYVAANVQDPLNRVEGVGDTTLFGSQYAMRVWIDPNKLVNFNLTPLDVKNAIQAQNAQVSAGQLGGMPAAGNQQLNATITSQTRLKTAQEFEDILLRTQTDGSQVRLRDVARLELGSESYNTVGRYNGKPAAGLAIKLAAGANALDTVKAIDARVAELEKFFPQGMKVQKPYDTTPFVRISIEDVVKTLIEAVVLVFLVMYLFLQNFRATLIPTIAVPVVLLGTFGMLAAFGFTINTLTMFAMVLAIGLLVDDAIVVVENVERVMTEEGLSPKEATRKSMGQITGALVGVALVLAAVFVPMAFFGGSTGVIYRQFSITIVSAMALSVLVALVLTPALCATLLKPVPKGHAMATTGFFGWFNRSFDRGNHRYQGIVRHMVGKGWRYMAVYAVLFAVVVFGFMKVPVGFLPDEDQGTMFGLVQLPPGATNARTAEVIRQVEHHFLVDQKDAVSGIFTVAGFSFAGNGQNTGFAFIKLKPWDERKGEALSVTGVAAKAAAFFNTIRDAKVFAFAPPAVAELGNATGFDLMLQDRANLGHAALMQARNQLLGTLAKDKRLVAVRPNGQEDAPEFKLEIDPHKAQALGLSMGDVNDTFSAAWGSSYVNDFIDKGRVKKVMLQADAPYRMLPEDIDRWYVRNSAGTMVPFTSFAKASWSSGSPRLERYNGVPSVEILGMARPGSASSGEALAIVEAAVAQLPAGIGYEWTGLSRQEKASTGQTGLLYALSILIVFLCLAALYESWAIPFSVIMVVPLGVLGALIGAILTWKMNDVYFQVGLLTTIGLASKNAILIVEFAKDLHAQGKGLVESALEAARLRLRPILMTSLAFILGVLPLILGSGAGAGAQHALGTAVIGGMLSGTILAIFFVPLFFVLVLRLFNGKSDSAAPAPHAQPAPAAS; this comes from the coding sequence ATGGCACGTTTCTTCATCGACCGCCCCATCTTCGCGTGGGTCCTCGCCATCATCGTGATGCTGGGCGGCATCATGTCCATCGCCACGCTGCCGATCGCGCAGTACCCGAGCATTGCGCCGCCCGCCGTCGCCATCACCGCCAACTACCCCGGCGCCTCCGCCAAGACGCTGGAAGACACCGTCACCCAGGTCATCGAGCAGAAGATGAAGGGGCTGGACCGGCTCAGCTACATGGCCTCGACCAGCGAGTCGTCGGGCACCGTCACCATCACGCTGACCTTCGAGAACGGCACCGATCCCGACACCGCGCAGGTGCAGGTGCAGAACAAGCTCTCGCTGGCCACGCCGCTGCTGCCCCAAGAGGTGCAGCAGCAAGGCGTCACCGTCACGAAGTCGGCCACCAACTTCCTGAACGTGCTGGCCTTCACCTCCGAAGACGGCAGCATGACCGGCTCCGATCTGTCGGACTATGTGGCCGCGAACGTGCAGGACCCCTTGAACCGCGTCGAGGGCGTGGGCGACACCACCCTCTTCGGATCGCAGTACGCGATGCGCGTGTGGATCGACCCGAACAAGCTCGTCAACTTCAACCTCACGCCGCTGGACGTGAAGAACGCGATCCAGGCGCAGAACGCGCAGGTGTCGGCCGGCCAGCTCGGCGGCATGCCGGCGGCAGGCAACCAGCAGCTCAATGCGACCATCACCTCGCAGACGCGCCTGAAGACCGCGCAAGAGTTCGAAGACATCCTGCTGCGCACGCAGACCGACGGCTCCCAGGTGCGCCTGCGCGACGTGGCCCGCCTCGAGCTGGGCAGCGAGTCGTACAACACGGTCGGCCGCTACAACGGCAAGCCGGCCGCCGGTCTGGCCATCAAGCTGGCCGCGGGCGCCAATGCGCTCGACACGGTCAAGGCCATCGATGCACGCGTGGCCGAACTCGAGAAGTTCTTTCCGCAGGGCATGAAGGTGCAGAAGCCCTACGACACCACGCCCTTCGTGCGGATCTCCATCGAGGACGTCGTCAAGACGCTGATCGAGGCGGTCGTGCTGGTGTTCCTGGTGATGTACCTCTTCCTGCAGAACTTCCGTGCCACGCTGATCCCGACCATCGCGGTTCCCGTGGTGCTGCTGGGCACCTTCGGCATGCTCGCGGCCTTCGGCTTCACCATCAACACCCTGACGATGTTCGCGATGGTGCTGGCCATCGGCCTCCTGGTGGACGATGCGATCGTGGTGGTCGAGAACGTCGAGCGCGTGATGACTGAGGAAGGCCTCTCGCCCAAGGAGGCCACGCGCAAGTCCATGGGCCAGATCACGGGCGCGCTGGTCGGCGTGGCACTGGTGCTGGCGGCGGTGTTCGTGCCGATGGCTTTCTTCGGCGGTTCCACGGGCGTGATCTACCGGCAGTTCTCGATCACCATCGTCTCGGCGATGGCGCTGTCGGTGCTGGTGGCGCTGGTGCTCACGCCGGCCCTGTGTGCAACGCTACTCAAGCCGGTGCCCAAGGGCCACGCGATGGCGACCACCGGCTTCTTCGGCTGGTTCAACCGCAGCTTCGACCGCGGAAACCATCGCTACCAGGGCATCGTTCGGCACATGGTGGGCAAGGGATGGCGCTACATGGCCGTGTACGCGGTCTTGTTCGCCGTGGTGGTCTTCGGCTTCATGAAAGTGCCGGTCGGTTTTCTGCCGGACGAGGACCAGGGCACGATGTTCGGGTTGGTGCAGTTGCCGCCGGGCGCGACCAATGCGCGCACGGCAGAAGTGATCCGCCAGGTGGAGCACCACTTCCTGGTCGACCAGAAAGACGCTGTCTCGGGCATCTTCACGGTGGCCGGCTTCAGCTTCGCAGGCAACGGGCAGAACACGGGCTTTGCCTTCATCAAGCTCAAGCCCTGGGACGAGCGCAAGGGCGAAGCGCTGAGCGTGACGGGCGTTGCCGCAAAGGCCGCCGCCTTCTTCAACACGATCCGCGATGCGAAAGTGTTTGCCTTCGCCCCACCGGCCGTGGCCGAACTGGGCAACGCGACCGGCTTCGACCTGATGCTGCAAGACCGCGCCAACCTCGGCCACGCCGCCCTGATGCAGGCGCGCAACCAGCTGCTTGGCACGCTGGCCAAGGACAAGCGCCTGGTGGCCGTGCGCCCCAACGGGCAGGAGGACGCGCCCGAGTTCAAGCTCGAGATCGATCCCCACAAGGCACAGGCCCTGGGCCTTTCGATGGGCGACGTCAACGACACCTTCTCGGCCGCATGGGGCAGCAGCTACGTCAACGACTTCATCGACAAGGGCCGCGTGAAGAAGGTGATGCTGCAGGCCGATGCCCCGTACCGCATGCTGCCCGAGGACATCGACCGCTGGTACGTGCGCAACAGCGCCGGAACGATGGTGCCCTTCACCTCGTTCGCCAAGGCGAGCTGGAGTTCTGGTTCGCCCCGCCTGGAGCGCTACAACGGCGTGCCCTCGGTGGAAATCCTGGGCATGGCGAGGCCGGGCTCCGCATCGAGCGGCGAGGCGCTCGCCATCGTGGAAGCGGCAGTCGCGCAATTGCCCGCGGGCATCGGCTACGAATGGACCGGCCTGTCGCGCCAGGAAAAGGCCTCGACCGGCCAGACCGGCCTCTTGTACGCGCTGTCGATCCTGATCGTGTTCCTCTGCCTGGCCGCGCTCTACGAGAGTTGGGCCATCCCGTTCTCGGTGATCATGGTGGTGCCGCTCGGCGTGCTGGGCGCACTGATCGGCGCGATCCTCACCTGGAAGATGAACGACGTGTACTTCCAGGTGGGCCTGCTCACCACGATCGGCCTCGCATCGAAGAACGCCATCCTGATCGTCGAGTTCGCCAAAGACCTGCATGCACAGGGCAAGGGCCTGGTCGAGTCCGCGCTGGAAGCGGCGCGTCTTCGCCTGCGGCCCATCCTCATGACCTCGCTGGCTTTCATCCTCGGCGTGCTGCCGCTGATCCTGGGCAGCGGCGCCGGGGCCGGCGCGCAGCACGCGCTGGGCACGGCGGTCATCGGCGGCATGCTGTCCGGCACCATCCTGGCGATCTTCTTTGTTCCTCTTTTCTTCGTGCTGGTGCTCCGTCTCTTCAATGGCAAGAGCGATTCCGCCGCACCGGCCCCGCATGCCCAACCGGCCCCGGCCGCATCTTGA
- a CDS encoding TetR/AcrR family transcriptional regulator — translation MRVKTEAKREAIVQVASEVFRELGFEGASMMEIAARVGGSRATLYGYFASKEELFVAVILGSAKRHFEPILTALAEESDDNLERVLQRFGEKIMAAVCSQDVIQAHRAVIAESGRSDIGRLFYEGGPKQGVVALADFLEQQMRKNRLRPADPGIAAQHLLSLLDSETVRPCLLGLKGPLTRKELREATLRAVQVFLGGYATKTEAAA, via the coding sequence ATGCGAGTGAAAACCGAAGCCAAGCGCGAGGCCATCGTCCAGGTGGCGTCCGAAGTCTTCAGGGAACTGGGGTTCGAGGGCGCCTCCATGATGGAAATCGCCGCGCGCGTGGGCGGCTCAAGGGCCACGCTCTATGGGTACTTCGCCTCCAAGGAGGAACTGTTCGTGGCCGTGATCCTCGGCTCGGCGAAGCGCCACTTCGAACCGATCCTCACCGCGCTGGCAGAGGAGAGCGATGACAACCTCGAGCGCGTGCTGCAACGCTTTGGCGAGAAGATCATGGCCGCGGTGTGCTCGCAAGACGTCATCCAGGCGCACAGGGCCGTGATCGCGGAGTCCGGCCGCAGTGACATCGGGCGGCTTTTCTACGAGGGCGGTCCCAAGCAGGGTGTCGTCGCGCTGGCGGATTTCCTGGAGCAGCAGATGCGCAAGAACAGGCTGCGGCCAGCCGACCCTGGCATTGCGGCGCAGCATCTGCTGTCACTGCTGGATTCGGAGACGGTCAGGCCGTGCCTCCTGGGCCTCAAGGGGCCGCTGACGCGCAAGGAACTGCGGGAGGCGACGCTGCGTGCGGTGCAGGTTTTCCTCGGTGGCTATGCAACGAAGACCGAAGCTGCCGCATGA
- a CDS encoding TetR family transcriptional regulator, which produces MRRSRAAAEITRTRVFRAALEAFAARGVRATSLEDVASLAGVTRGSVYGHFESKAALVAEIIDQLQWPMDIGPEIAAYRSHPEPLHLLRDHMWRQMTRCMDDPDQWRAAQLVLLPLERAELPAGAATRIGRTMGEAVERLSQVMTLAWERRQLREGLQPACVARCLHSVGIAVLAEHANRQEGCGPHASSLSIDLFMAGARRDAATVQSGTGLHRSLV; this is translated from the coding sequence ATGAGGCGCAGCCGCGCGGCCGCCGAAATCACCCGAACCCGGGTTTTCCGAGCGGCACTGGAAGCATTTGCTGCCAGAGGTGTACGTGCTACCTCGTTGGAAGATGTGGCGTCGCTCGCGGGCGTCACGCGAGGTTCCGTGTATGGGCACTTCGAGAGCAAGGCTGCACTGGTGGCCGAGATCATCGATCAGCTTCAATGGCCAATGGACATCGGGCCGGAAATCGCTGCCTATCGCTCCCACCCGGAGCCGCTGCACCTCTTGCGCGACCACATGTGGCGACAGATGACGCGCTGCATGGACGATCCGGACCAGTGGCGCGCCGCGCAACTGGTGCTCCTGCCCTTGGAGCGGGCCGAGTTGCCTGCAGGCGCAGCGACTCGGATCGGACGCACGATGGGGGAAGCGGTGGAACGACTGAGCCAGGTGATGACCCTTGCCTGGGAACGCCGTCAGCTGCGGGAGGGACTGCAGCCGGCTTGCGTGGCACGCTGCCTGCACTCGGTGGGCATCGCCGTTCTCGCCGAGCATGCCAATCGACAGGAAGGGTGCGGACCTCATGCATCGTCGTTGAGCATCGACCTGTTCATGGCCGGAGCCCGCCGTGATGCTGCTACGGTGCAATCAGGTACTGGATTGCACCGGTCTTTGGTCTGA
- a CDS encoding efflux RND transporter periplasmic adaptor subunit — translation MRPPLTYCLTFAAALASTCMLVACGKPPGGPPPAPGTPEVGVVTVQPQRVAITTELPGRTVPFLIADVRPQVGGIVKTRTFREGSDVKAGEALYQIDPATYKATYDSNLAALAKVQASLVTTRLKAERYKELVAIKAVSQQDYDDAAASLQQGEADVAAAKANVETSRINLAYARIDAPISGRIGKSTVTPGALVTASQSTALATIQQLDPIYVDVTQPSAAMLRLKQAMARGDLQKSGANAAKVQLMLEDGSTYPLEGKLEFSDVTVDQNTGAITLRAVFPNPNADLLPGMYVRAVLQEGVKEQALMVPQQAVSRDGAGKPMAYVVDAQHKLQKRALETERTIGDQWLVRSGLQAGDKLVVDGQQRAAQGVEVKTVEWAPKPTARAQPDPKAGTETAKAAPSGTAGAAN, via the coding sequence ATGCGCCCTCCTCTCACCTACTGCCTGACCTTCGCCGCGGCCCTCGCATCGACCTGCATGCTTGTCGCTTGCGGCAAACCGCCGGGCGGCCCGCCGCCGGCGCCCGGCACGCCGGAGGTCGGCGTGGTCACCGTGCAACCGCAGCGCGTCGCCATCACGACCGAGCTGCCCGGGCGCACCGTGCCCTTCCTCATCGCCGATGTGCGCCCCCAGGTCGGCGGCATCGTGAAGACCCGCACGTTCCGCGAAGGCAGCGACGTGAAGGCCGGCGAGGCGCTTTACCAGATCGATCCCGCCACTTACAAGGCAACCTACGACAGCAACCTCGCCGCGCTGGCCAAGGTGCAGGCCAGCCTGGTCACCACGCGGCTGAAGGCCGAGCGCTACAAGGAGCTCGTGGCCATCAAGGCGGTGAGCCAGCAGGACTACGACGATGCCGCGGCTTCGCTGCAGCAAGGCGAGGCCGATGTCGCAGCGGCTAAGGCCAATGTGGAAACGAGCCGCATCAACCTGGCCTATGCGCGCATCGATGCGCCGATTTCGGGCCGCATCGGCAAATCGACGGTCACGCCCGGCGCGCTGGTCACGGCCAGCCAGTCCACCGCGCTCGCAACCATCCAGCAGCTGGACCCGATCTACGTGGACGTGACGCAACCCAGCGCCGCGATGCTCCGCCTCAAGCAGGCCATGGCGCGCGGCGATCTTCAAAAAAGCGGCGCCAATGCAGCCAAGGTGCAACTGATGCTGGAAGACGGCAGCACGTATCCGCTCGAAGGCAAGCTCGAGTTCTCGGACGTCACCGTGGACCAGAACACTGGCGCGATCACGCTGCGCGCGGTGTTCCCCAATCCGAACGCAGACCTTTTGCCCGGCATGTACGTGCGCGCCGTGTTGCAGGAAGGCGTGAAGGAACAGGCACTCATGGTGCCGCAGCAGGCGGTGTCGCGCGACGGCGCCGGCAAGCCGATGGCCTACGTGGTGGACGCGCAGCACAAGCTGCAGAAGCGCGCGCTCGAGACCGAACGCACCATCGGCGACCAGTGGCTGGTGCGCAGCGGCCTGCAGGCCGGCGACAAGCTGGTGGTGGACGGCCAGCAGCGCGCGGCGCAGGGCGTCGAGGTGAAGACGGTGGAATGGGCGCCCAAGCCGACGGCTCGAGCCCAGCCCGACCCCAAGGCCGGCACCGAGACCGCCAAGGCCGCCCCGTCAGGCACGGCCGGCGCCGCTAACTGA
- a CDS encoding metallophosphoesterase, translating into MKVLILSDLHLEFAPFEPGPDLEFDVVILAGDIHSPAKRAVQWAADRFRGKPVIYLLGNHEYYDGRLDTTLTDARREAEGTNVHLLDGDESVVDGVRFLGATLWTDFALAIGTPEGPISDVGRAMKMATNLLNDYALIRTVDESAEPDTWRDKQGRKLQAADTLRIHQAQRAWLRDKLSEPFAGPTVVVTHHAPHRGSLAQRHADDWASGAFVTELPDEFFDVPVLWVHGHTHQQFDYRVCSCRVVSNPRGYVNWSGRVENKAFDPGLVIDVKPCAH; encoded by the coding sequence ATGAAAGTGCTGATCCTTTCCGACCTTCACCTCGAGTTCGCTCCCTTCGAGCCGGGGCCTGATCTCGAATTCGATGTCGTCATCCTCGCCGGCGACATTCATTCGCCTGCAAAGCGCGCCGTTCAGTGGGCGGCGGATCGATTCCGCGGTAAGCCCGTGATCTACCTGCTTGGCAACCACGAGTACTACGACGGGCGGTTAGACACGACCCTGACCGATGCACGCCGGGAGGCCGAAGGAACCAATGTCCATCTTCTCGACGGTGACGAGTCGGTGGTCGACGGCGTACGGTTCCTCGGCGCGACGCTGTGGACCGACTTCGCGCTCGCCATCGGGACGCCTGAAGGTCCGATCAGCGACGTCGGGCGCGCCATGAAGATGGCGACCAACCTGTTGAATGATTACGCGCTGATCCGCACGGTCGACGAGTCGGCAGAACCCGATACCTGGCGCGACAAGCAGGGAAGAAAGCTTCAAGCGGCCGACACGCTGCGGATTCATCAGGCACAGCGAGCTTGGTTGCGCGACAAGCTGTCGGAACCGTTCGCCGGACCGACTGTGGTTGTGACGCACCATGCGCCTCATCGCGGTTCGCTGGCGCAGCGTCATGCCGATGACTGGGCCTCAGGCGCTTTCGTCACCGAGCTTCCGGATGAATTTTTTGATGTGCCAGTGCTCTGGGTGCATGGTCACACGCATCAGCAGTTCGACTATCGCGTCTGTTCCTGCCGAGTCGTGAGCAATCCGCGCGGCTATGTGAATTGGAGTGGGAGAGTCGAGAACAAGGCTTTCGATCCTGGCCTGGTCATCGACGTGAAACCTTGCGCCCACTGA
- a CDS encoding metallophosphoesterase, which produces MKPFISSDLHARSEHNQSKPKLMFFGDPHGNLDLVIGVVERFQPEAIVLLGDIQARRPLHVELRPILDLTEIWFIHGNHDTDSDADYDNLWGSELATRNLHGRIVEIAGYEVAGLGGIFRSKIWDPRRPIEEAAFPSSDAMRRTMKREERWRDGISRKHRSSIFPTDYQQLLRHPSADILVTHEAPAAHPHGWKVIDELAETLGVQLLVHGHHHENRDYLADGLMPAMAPFRVFGVDMGSHLAWPRDPQRETGPERPPEDLLDLAAQVFGSEAQVWLDKPHKWLDGQTPAAFAAAGGADKVRSMLNAIQHGGVV; this is translated from the coding sequence ATGAAACCATTCATCTCGTCGGACCTCCATGCGCGATCCGAGCACAACCAGTCGAAGCCCAAGCTGATGTTCTTCGGCGACCCGCACGGCAATCTCGATCTGGTGATCGGCGTGGTTGAGCGCTTTCAGCCTGAGGCGATCGTGCTGCTGGGTGACATCCAGGCGCGCAGGCCTCTGCACGTCGAGTTGAGGCCGATCCTGGATCTAACCGAGATCTGGTTCATCCATGGGAACCACGACACGGATTCTGATGCCGACTACGACAACCTGTGGGGATCAGAGCTCGCCACCCGCAACCTGCACGGACGCATCGTCGAGATCGCCGGATACGAGGTCGCAGGCCTGGGCGGCATCTTCCGCAGCAAGATCTGGGATCCGCGGCGGCCGATCGAGGAGGCGGCGTTCCCGTCGAGCGACGCCATGCGCCGCACCATGAAGCGCGAGGAACGGTGGCGCGACGGCATCTCCCGCAAGCACCGGTCCTCCATCTTCCCGACCGATTACCAACAGCTGCTCAGGCACCCATCTGCCGACATTCTGGTGACGCACGAGGCGCCGGCGGCCCACCCACATGGCTGGAAGGTGATCGACGAACTCGCTGAGACGCTCGGAGTCCAACTGCTGGTCCATGGCCATCACCACGAGAATAGGGATTACCTCGCCGACGGCCTCATGCCCGCCATGGCGCCGTTCCGTGTCTTCGGGGTCGACATGGGTTCGCACCTGGCGTGGCCGCGGGATCCGCAGAGGGAGACTGGGCCAGAACGCCCTCCAGAAGACTTGCTCGATCTCGCCGCCCAGGTCTTCGGCTCAGAGGCTCAAGTCTGGTTGGACAAGCCGCACAAATGGCTCGATGGCCAAACGCCAGCAGCGTTCGCTGCCGCGGGCGGTGCGGACAAGGTGCGATCAATGCTCAACGCAATTCAACACGGTGGCGTCGTATGA
- a CDS encoding MarR family winged helix-turn-helix transcriptional regulator: MNQGFYSGSNYRIDDSVFHLMRRAFTALTASMEATLDQKDELTQVQVRALRCLLCHGTLRIVELARLSGVTDPAMTRLLDRLERKRLCQRVRTASDRRVVNVVLTALGRAIAEKYTPTVIEFQNQILAGFSSSEFDHLQELLERMVKNSSQSSADQEP; the protein is encoded by the coding sequence ATGAATCAAGGCTTCTACAGCGGGAGTAACTATCGCATCGACGACAGCGTCTTCCATCTGATGCGCCGCGCGTTCACGGCATTGACCGCAAGCATGGAAGCCACACTGGATCAGAAGGACGAACTGACACAAGTCCAGGTCCGGGCACTGCGCTGTCTCCTTTGTCATGGGACATTGCGGATCGTTGAACTTGCGCGGTTGTCCGGTGTGACCGATCCGGCGATGACCCGCCTTCTGGATCGCTTGGAACGCAAGCGCCTGTGTCAACGGGTGCGCACTGCTTCGGATCGACGAGTCGTCAATGTGGTGCTGACAGCCTTGGGACGCGCGATTGCGGAGAAATACACGCCGACTGTCATCGAATTCCAGAACCAGATTCTTGCGGGGTTCAGCAGTTCAGAGTTCGATCACCTGCAAGAACTGCTGGAGCGGATGGTGAAAAATTCAAGTCAGAGCTCAGCCGACCAAGAGCCTTGA
- the adeC gene encoding AdeC/AdeK/OprM family multidrug efflux complex outer membrane factor: protein MNLFRFTPLALAVLMAGCSLMPTYQQPAAPVPGKFAGDANGSPASTPVADLGWRDVFTDPSLQRVIEMSLANNRDLRVAVLNIEKARAQYRVQDAAFFPTVNASAGGSRSRTPAGLSSTGEAVDARQYSASLGSSAYEVDLFGRVRSLSTQALQEFLSTTEARRSTQITLVAEVATSYLTLAADQDRLKLARDTLQSQSDSYRLNQRSFELGTASALTLSQAQTSVDTARVDVERYTSQVAQDRNALVLLVGGEVPDGLLPQVLPDRATAAASPLASIPPGLPSELLQRRPDILQAERDLKAANAFIGAARAAFYPRITLTASAGTSSRELSGLFNGGSGNWSFAPQITLPIFDGGANRANLKIATVNRDISVAQYEKAIQTAFREVSDALVQRSALERQLDAQQSLVDATAQSYRLSDARFQRGVDSYLNVLDSQRSLYTAQQNLIGTRLSRFTNLVTFYKTLGGGWVESSETSMPGPIARTTQLAP from the coding sequence ATGAACCTGTTCCGCTTCACCCCGCTCGCGCTTGCTGTCCTCATGGCCGGCTGCAGCCTGATGCCCACCTACCAGCAGCCCGCGGCGCCCGTGCCCGGCAAGTTCGCCGGCGACGCGAATGGCAGCCCGGCGTCCACGCCGGTCGCCGATCTCGGCTGGCGAGACGTGTTCACCGATCCGTCGCTGCAGCGCGTGATCGAGATGAGCCTGGCCAACAACCGCGACCTGCGCGTCGCAGTGCTCAATATCGAGAAGGCCCGCGCCCAGTACCGGGTGCAGGACGCGGCGTTCTTCCCCACCGTCAATGCCAGCGCCGGCGGCAGTCGCAGCCGGACGCCGGCCGGGCTGTCGTCCACCGGCGAGGCGGTCGACGCACGTCAGTACAGCGCATCGCTCGGATCCAGCGCCTACGAGGTCGACCTGTTCGGCCGCGTTCGCAGCCTGAGCACGCAGGCGCTGCAGGAGTTCCTCTCGACGACAGAGGCGCGCCGCAGCACGCAGATCACTCTGGTGGCCGAGGTGGCGACCAGCTACCTCACGCTCGCCGCCGACCAGGACCGGCTGAAGCTCGCGCGCGACACGCTGCAGAGCCAAAGCGACTCCTATCGCCTCAACCAGCGCAGCTTCGAACTGGGCACGGCTTCGGCACTCACGCTGAGCCAGGCGCAGACCAGCGTGGACACCGCGCGCGTCGATGTCGAGCGCTACACCTCCCAGGTGGCACAAGATCGCAATGCGCTGGTGCTGCTCGTGGGCGGCGAAGTTCCCGACGGATTGCTGCCGCAGGTCTTGCCCGACCGGGCGACCGCGGCTGCGAGCCCGTTGGCGAGCATTCCGCCGGGGCTGCCCTCGGAGCTGCTGCAGCGCCGCCCCGACATCCTGCAGGCCGAGCGCGATCTCAAGGCGGCCAACGCCTTCATCGGCGCGGCGCGCGCAGCCTTCTATCCACGCATCACCCTCACCGCGTCGGCCGGCACGTCGAGCAGAGAACTCTCGGGCCTCTTCAACGGCGGCTCGGGCAACTGGAGCTTCGCGCCGCAGATCACGCTGCCGATCTTCGACGGCGGCGCCAATCGCGCCAATCTCAAGATCGCCACCGTGAACCGCGACATTTCGGTGGCCCAGTACGAGAAGGCGATCCAGACCGCTTTTCGCGAGGTGTCGGATGCGCTGGTGCAGCGCAGCGCGCTCGAACGCCAACTCGACGCGCAGCAGTCGCTGGTGGATGCGACAGCGCAGAGCTACCGGCTTTCGGACGCGCGCTTCCAGCGCGGCGTGGACAGCTACCTGAACGTGCTCGATTCACAGCGCTCGCTCTACACCGCCCAGCAGAACCTGATCGGAACCCGCCTGTCGCGCTTCACCAACCTGGTGACGTTCTACAAGACGCTGGGCGGTGGATGGGTGGAGAGCTCGGAAACCTCGATGCCAGGCCCCATCGCACGCACCACGCAACTCGCGCCATGA